CGCTCGCGTCGCTCGGGCTGCTCCAGCCCGTCCTCGCGGCCGGGGCGATGGCGGTCTCGTCGGTGTCCGTGCTGACGAACAGCCTCCTCTTCCGCCGGTACGACCCCGACGGCGACTACAGGCTCCTCGGGTTCCTCCGGCGCTGAGCGCGGGCCGCCTCCGTTTTTCCCGAAACCCCAAGACGGCCCGGCACGTACGCCGGCGTATGTCGACCCTCCTCGTCGTCGGCGGTAGCGGCTTCATCGGGCGCGACGTCTGTCGGTTCGCGGTCCGCGACGGACACGAGGTCCGCAGCGTCTCGCGCGGCGGACGTCCCGACGTCGACGAAGAGTGGGTGGACGCCGTCTCGTGGACGAGCGCCGACCTCTTCCGCCCGAACGCGTGGCGCGACCGACTCGCCGGCGTCGACGCCGTGGTCCACTCGGTCGGGACGCTCACCGAGGCGCCGACGGACGGGGTCACCTTCGAGCGCGTCAACGGCGACGCGGCGATCCTCGCGGCGCTGGAGGCCGAGCGCGCCGGCGTCGACGCGTTCGTCCTCCTCTCGGCGGCGGCGAAACCGCCGGGCGTCCGGAACGCCTACCTCGACGCCAAGCGGCGCGCCGAGGCCTCCATTGTCGACCTCGACCTCGACGACGTCACGCTCCGACCGGGACCGGTGTACGGCGAGGGACAGCCGCACCTCCCCGGCGTTGCCGACCGGGTCCTCCGGTTCGTCGCGAGCGCGCGCCCCCTCGCGTCGCGGCTGGGCGAGTCGCGACCGCTCTCCGTCGACACCGTCGCGCGCGCGACGTACCGGGCCGCGCTGGACCCGGGCGAGCGGCTGCTCGACGTGTCTGACATCCGGGACCTCGCCGGGTGACGGAGCGGAGAAAGCGGGACTCGCGGGTCCGATCAGCGCGCGCTGCGCTCTTTGGCCATCTCCAGCGAGATGAAGAAGCCGAAGTACGCCGGGATCCCCGCGAGCATGAACATGTACAGCACCCACCGCGGGGCCATCGGGAAGGCGAAGTCGTACAGCAGCGACGCCAGCCCCACCCACGCGAGCGCGAACAGCAGGTCCTGCAGCATTCCGGTGCCGTTCTCGCTGAGCACGTTCCGGGCGCGGTCGGCCACGCTCGGGCCGGTCCGCTCGTCGTCTTGGGTCTCCGCGGCGTCCGAGTCGGGCATGAACTGAGTGTGTGCTGGGGGGTTACGTCGGTGTTGCGGAATCGCGCGGCGTCGACCGCGCGACGGAACGGATCGCGTGGCGGAGCGTCCGACCCCGGAGCGACGACCTCAGTCCTCGTCGAGGTAGTCGACGACGAGGACGGGGACGTGCGTCGAGCGCAGGGTGCGCTCCGTGACGCTGCCCAGCAGCGCGCGGCGCACGCCGGCGCGGCCGTGGCTCCCCATAACGATGAGGTCGATGCCGTTGTCCTCGGCGTAGTTGGCGATCACCTTGTGCGGCCGACCGCCCGAGACGTGTTCGACAACGTCGACGCCGCGTTCGTCGCCGCGCGCCGCGACCACGCCGGTCGCCTCGTCCGCCTGGTCTTTCAGCTCTCCCATCTCGTCGAACCGGCCCTGCTTGAGCCGGTCGACCTGTTCGGTTCCGAGGCTGAAGTTCACGGAGTCGATGTCGACCACGTACAGCGCGTGGACCTCGGCGTCGTACTTCGCGGCGAGGTCGAGCGCGTGGTCGACCGCCGCCTCCGCGACGTCGCTTCCGTCCGTGGGGACGAGGATGCGTTCGTACATTATCGCTCCTCCGTGGCTTCGTCGC
The sequence above is a segment of the Halorubrum sp. 2020YC2 genome. Coding sequences within it:
- a CDS encoding NAD-dependent epimerase/dehydratase family protein, producing the protein MSTLLVVGGSGFIGRDVCRFAVRDGHEVRSVSRGGRPDVDEEWVDAVSWTSADLFRPNAWRDRLAGVDAVVHSVGTLTEAPTDGVTFERVNGDAAILAALEAERAGVDAFVLLSAAAKPPGVRNAYLDAKRRAEASIVDLDLDDVTLRPGPVYGEGQPHLPGVADRVLRFVASARPLASRLGESRPLSVDTVARATYRAALDPGERLLDVSDIRDLAG
- a CDS encoding universal stress protein, which translates into the protein MYERILVPTDGSDVAEAAVDHALDLAAKYDAEVHALYVVDIDSVNFSLGTEQVDRLKQGRFDEMGELKDQADEATGVVAARGDERGVDVVEHVSGGRPHKVIANYAEDNGIDLIVMGSHGRAGVRRALLGSVTERTLRSTHVPVLVVDYLDED